In the genome of uncultured Bacteroides sp., one region contains:
- a CDS encoding methyltransferase: MSNQYFQFKQFTVWHDKCAMKVGTDGVLLGAWANICNVNSVLDIGTGTGLVALMIAQRCTADVVALEIDENAAAQAVENKDKSPWKERISVQHTDFKTYTCDEKFDLIVSNPPYFSNSLLSPDLKRSTARHTNELSYHELIKGASELLSVNGEFSMIIPSDNLDNLKKIAEEFSLYTIKQTNIIPKPDSAPKRVLITLSFNETICTKTDELVIELSRHKYSEDYISLTKEYYLNM, encoded by the coding sequence ATGTCTAATCAATATTTTCAATTCAAACAATTTACTGTATGGCACGATAAATGTGCTATGAAAGTAGGAACTGACGGGGTTCTTTTAGGAGCATGGGCCAATATCTGCAATGTAAATTCGGTACTTGATATTGGTACCGGCACAGGCTTAGTTGCATTAATGATTGCACAACGATGTACGGCTGATGTTGTAGCTTTAGAAATTGACGAAAATGCTGCTGCTCAGGCTGTAGAAAATAAGGATAAATCTCCGTGGAAAGAAAGAATTTCAGTTCAACACACTGATTTTAAGACATATACTTGTGATGAAAAATTTGATTTAATTGTTTCTAATCCTCCATATTTCTCAAACTCTCTTTTATCGCCGGATTTAAAACGAAGTACAGCTCGTCACACAAATGAACTTTCATATCATGAACTGATTAAAGGAGCCTCGGAGCTACTATCAGTAAATGGGGAATTCTCAATGATTATTCCATCCGATAACCTGGATAATCTAAAGAAAATTGCAGAAGAATTTAGTCTCTATACTATAAAGCAGACCAATATAATACCGAAACCGGATAGTGCTCCAAAGAGAGTACTAATTACTTTGTCCTTCAACGAAACAATATGCACTAAAACTGATGAATTAGTAATTGAATTGTCCAGGCATAAGTACAGCGAAGACTATATATCGCTTACTAAAGAGTATTATTTGAATATGTAA